The Sphingomonas bisphenolicum genome includes the window GGCATCATCGCCCAGCGCCTTCCAGAACTCGTCGATATCGATTACGAGCCGGCGGCCATCGAGCAGGGCATCGATCCGGTGGAACATGTACATCATCAGCGGCGTGCGGATCTCGGGATTGTCGAGGAAATCCGTCATGTCGAAACCGATGAACCTGGCCTCGAGCGTCAACTCGTCGCGGTCATTGTCGAACACCCAGCCAAGCGCTCCGCCCCGTGACCATTTCTCAAGCCGTGCCCCGATACCTTCCGGATCACGTTGTCCGAGCAATTGGCGTAGCGCGAGGATGGACCGTTCTTCCGGGGGAAGGCGCCCGATCGAGAGGATGCCCTCGTCGATCATCCGCTCCTGCGTGACGCCGAGCTGGATGCCCGAGGGGGTCACCAGATGCCGGATCAGCCTGCCGAGGAAGACGATATTGCCCGGGGTCTGCTCGAGCGCGCGGAGCGGAGCGAAGCCTGTCGGCACGCCGTTACGCAGCGCCAGATACGTGCCACCGGATGACCGTACATAGATTTCGGCGCCTCGGTCCTTGTCGATGAAGATCTGCTGCGCGCCGGTTTTCTCGAGCTGCGCCATCAGGAAATTCTGGACGACAGTCTTGCCGCCTCCCGACGGACCGATGATCAGCGTATGGCCGAGATCGTTCACATGAAAATTGAAGTAGAAGGGGGACTGAGCCGCGGTCTTCATCAAAGCGATGGCAGCGCCCCAATGATTGCCCTCCGCCTTGCCGGCAGGAAAGGTGTGGAAGGGGGAGAGAGCGGCGAAATTGCGCGACGTGATCGCCGCCGGCCGCGCACGCCACGCAAAGTTGCCCGGAAGCTGCGACCAGAAAGCGGCTTCCAGCGCCGGGCCTTCCCGCGCCGAGACCAGACCGGCATCGGCGAGCGCAGCCCGTGCCGTCGAAAGATTTTCGGCTAGGCGTTTCTGATTTTCACCGAAGACCGCGAGCGAGAAATGATGCTCGCCCAGGACAAAGCGATTGCTCTGCAGATCGTCGGCCGCGTCCGCCAACTCAAGCGCCTGACTTGCAGCGGCATCCTCGGTCGATGCCATCTGGTTCTGGCGCCGCCGCAGGCGCTCGGAGGCCCGCGCCTTGCCCATGAACGCAAAGGACTGCGTGACAACGAACGCGAAGTCCTGGCTAAGGAGCGCGTTCATCTGGCCGGGTCGCGTCATGGCCGGATATTCGCGGATACCGAACAGACCGACAAAGCGGCTCGTATCATGCGCGCGCACCTCGACCGTCTCGCGGCCGAAGATCACGCGTTCCCCATAGATGGCGGAACCGAGATGGCCGCGGACCAGCGGCACTCTGCCGGCGCGGCCCATCATTACCAGCTCGAGCACCTCGAGCGGTTGGGAGAACATCAGGCCGTTATGCTCGTAGAGGTGCAGACGCCGAGGCCGGCAGCGTGCGAGGAGCTTCTCGATATCGCGCGCCTTGTCCTCGAAGCGTGCGAGCTCATCCTCGTCCACCTCGGTCCCTTCCTTGCGTGCCGACGCCAGACGGCGAAGCAGCACGCCGGTGCGGTCGGCCGATCCCACGGACGGGCGCATGATCAGGGTGAGGTACAGTTCGTTGACAAACATCCGCTTGGCGGTGACGCGCGCACGATATTTTGCATCGAGGTCGGCCGCAAAAGCCGAGCGGAACTCGCCTTCGGGATAGTCCGTGATCGGCCGGCGAACGATGTGGGTCCAGATCGCGAGGCGGTCGTCGGCAATATTGCGCAGCGTACCGTTGAGCTTCTCGTGCCAGTCGTTGAGATGGACAGGGTCGGCGGTTTCAAACGCCATGCCTTCGAGCTTGAACATCATCATGAGGTCGCGCCCGTCGAGCGCGATGACGTTCTCGTCGATATGGCGCGCATAGGGCAGGTAACGCGCCGGGTCGGCCTCTTGTTTGAGGATCCGCCATGGCGTGCGGGCTGTCGCTCCGCTCAATGCGCTGGCCCGGCTAGCCACGTGCGAAGCCCGGGCGCTTCGCCCCGTCGATCGGCAGGGGAGAGTAGGAGCTGCCGCCCCACCAGCCGCGGTTGCGGCAGCGCGCCTTGGTCGTCGTCCACAGCCACAGCAGTCGAAACGCGTTGGCGTCGTGCCGGACAATCAGTCGGGCAATCGTCAGAAACGCACCGGCCAATGCGAAAGCGTAGAGCGGGTTGCCGGTGATGATGAGGGTCAGGCACGCTGCCAGCGCGATCGGCAGCGATGCCTCGATCGGTACGCCCAACCACATCGTTGGTCGGGTCACGGCCAGGAAGAGTGTCTCTTCCCTAAGCTTTTCGTCGTCCATCGCGGCGCACTCACGCGCCGCCGGTGATGGTATCGACGATCCACTGCGCGCTGAACACGATGAAGATACCGACAATGACCGTCACGAGGAGACCGAGGCTGGCACGGCCCGTGAAGAACATGAAGCCGACGATGACGACCGCGATCACCGCGATCGTCTTGGCAAATGTGCCGGTCAGCCAGGTCTTGATATTCTCGGCCATCGACGTGACGCCATCGGCCGCCTGGGCATGCGCGGGGTCGCTCAGCAGCATCGAAACCAGGATGGCGGTGGCGATGAGCGCCAGCGTCTGGACGAAAGCGCGGCGACGTGGCGGGAGCCAGATCGATATGGTCGAAGCGGGAATTGTCATTCGGTCGGTCCTTCTCTCGATGCCGGCGTCCCGTCACCAAACACCATCATCGAGGCGGTTTGGGCGCCTGCGGAAATGTCCCAGGACCGCGGTGCTTTCACCGCCGTCTGCACAATGCGAGGCTCCTGGATTGGCGTTTCGGATGCGGGTATTGGAGGGGTGGACCTGGCCGAGCCTGCGCCGGTTGGCGCCAATCCCCTGATCGCGGGAATAATGACCGCAGAGCTCGCATAGACTCTCGCCACATAGCCGTTGCCAAAGCCACGGGCCTGACTTCCGGTATTGTACATCGAGAGAGCAACGGAGATCGCGCGATCGGACGAACCCTGGGTGCGCGCCGCGTCAAGAAAGTTGCTCGACAGGACCCGCGCTGCTGCGGCGAGATTGCGACAGGGATCGAATGTGTCCTCGACCGAGAGACCCAGCCATCGAAGATTGGCGCTGTTGATCTGCCCGAGGCCGAGGTCGATATTATATCCCTTGGCGATCAACGATCGGGCGATCCGGGCGGCCGCCGCAGGCGTCGCGGGTCTTTCGGGTCGGATGCCGCGGGCGTTTACGCCGATGGCCAATGTGTCGAACTTGCTTTCGGTATGCACGACGGAAACCAGTGTTTCCGGCGCGACCGATGGCGCGCATTGCTGCGCGAGGGCAACGACGCTGGCCAGTTGCAGGATCATTGTGAACCCATTCTGGCTGGATACGGGGCCGGCGTAACGCGCTCGATATTGGCAAGCGAATAGGTTTGTTGCCGACCATCGGCAAACGTCATCACGACACGGCGGCGGGTGGCGGAGTCACGGTCGTAAACCTTGGTCTTCGCGACACCGCCGCCGCTACAGCCGGGAAAGGAGCCGCCGGTCGCCAGCTTTTGCCAAAGCTTGGTCATCGGGGGGATGCACGCGCCGTATTGCATCGCACCGCCCGGATTTGCGAGGCAAAGCAGAACCTGGCAGCCAAGATCGTTGGCTCGCGCCGGAACCGTCTGGGCGGACATCGCCACGAACGGCACGGCAAGGGCGATGTGCAGGCGCTGCATCCGATTTCTCCGCTTTTCAGCGCCGCTGCATTAAAAATGCTCCGACCACTTTCCGTTGAAAATCACCTCTCTTTTGAACCCGGCGCGGCAAATTCGGGCAATCCCCCCACAAGGGGGGAGCGGACGAACAAAGGATGGCAAGGGCGTAGAAATGGAAGTCGGCGTTGATGGCCAACGACCCTAGGAGCCTCAAGTCAAAACGACCTGAAGTGCTGCTCGCTATTGTGAGAGGCGGCGCTACTAGACGAGCGCGTCGATGTTCAGATGTCCGTCTCGCACGGCGCGAAGCACGAGCTGGGTCCGACGACGCACGCCGTATCGCCGGCGTGCACCTTCGACATATTCATGAACAGTATCGCGGCTCAACCCCAGTATCTGTCCGATCTCCCAGTCGCTCTTGCCCTGTGCCACCAGATCAATGCAGTCGATCTGGCGCGGGCTGAGCGCTATCGGCACGTTTGCCAGTTCATCTGGACCGAGAAGGGTTCGAGCCTGGTCGAACGCAACGGTGCCAATCAATCGGGCGGAGAGAAGGTCCGGGCTTGAAATATTGTCATCGCCCTGACGCGCTATGGTGAACATCGCGTCGGGCTCGTCGTGCATCCTGATCGGCATGGTGAACCCAGATGCCAGTCCATGTGCGCGACCCCGTTCAAGGATCGACCGCTGGCGAGCATTGGGCGCGATATAATCGCCGATCTGATCCCAGGTGAGCCCGGAGACGGTTTTGACGCAAGCGGCGTGAACCGGATCCTCAAGATAGAGACGTGACTCCAGGATTTCCTCGATCCAACGCACCGGATAGGTGGTTATCAGCAGGGCTTTGCGGGTGGTCCGCTTCAAGTCGACATTGTGCACCAATGCGAACCAACGGAATCCGAACTGGCGCACAATCGCATCAAGCAAGGATTTGAGCTGATCGAGCGTTGTCGCCTGCCGGCATTCTGCTTCGAATGCGGTGATATCGCCCAAGCGGCCGGCATCTTCGAGACTGCTCATAGTGCGAACGATTCGCATTTTGTTTGCGGCTTCGTCCAGTCACCGTTCGGCGAAGCCATTGAAAAACAAGACCGGCTGCCTCCAGCACCCAACTCCCCGCAAGAAAAGCACAGGTCGTCTTTAACACGAGCCGACCGATGCGATGATGAAAGGGCGCGCGTGACACTTTACCTTCGGGCAAAGTGTCACAGCCGACAAAATGATGAAAATCTGCGGCAAAGGGGATTCACTTCACCCCCTATATGTGCTTGATTCAATCCTGTTATGTTGCACGCTCCGATCATTGGCGACGGCCGCCCGCAACTGGATATGCCCTGCTTGCTGGAGATGCTTGCGCGGTCCTCGTCTCGACCGCGCTACGCTTTCATGGTGCTCAACCTCATTGCACAGGTTTCCCGATCCGATGGCAGCGCGGGGCCGTTAGTGGCCAAGGGCGGCGGCCTCATTCCTTTGCGTGACTGGCTTTGTGATGCGCTCACCCCGATGGGGCAGCGTGACCCCCGGCGCGTTGCCCTGGAAGAGCGGATACGCAGCGATCTGGCAATGTCAGGCGCATTGCCCGCCAACGTCGATCAGGCGACGGCAATCGTCGACGACGCCATCCGTGAGCAAGTGCGGGCGTCGGGAAAAACGAATGTGAGCCGGGCAGTATCCGAACTCGTGCGCGCTGGCTTGCTCAAGCGGCACTATCAGGGCTATTGTGTCGATCATCATAATCGCGGTGCGCAGCGCCAAGCCGTATATGTTCTGGCAGGGTGCGCGCGGGGTCTCATCGGCGGCCGACAAGACCAGCCGAGAGCGGTTCCAAGGCAGGCAGAACTGGCGTTCTAATCGCCTGGGAACTGGCCAAATTTAACATAACTACTATTATCAATCTTTGATTTCCGGCCCTTGTTATTTCGGCTCTCAGCGCTTCAGGCAAGCAATGATCGCCGACACGACGGCGGCGGTTTCGGCGACGTCGCGGACCTTCACCGTATCCACGCCGATTTCCGCCGCCGGATAGTCGTTGCCGCCGGGGTAGATCGCATCGCCGAGGAAGAGCATCCCGGCCAGCGGCACGCCGCTTTCCTTGCTCAGCCGCTTCAGTCCATAACCCTTGTCGACGCCGGCGCGGGTGACATCGATCGACGTGGTGCCGCCCAGGTTGATCGAAAGGCCGGGCAGCGCCGCCCGCAGCGTCTTCTGGATCGCGGTCCGCTTGGCGCGATCGCGATCCCAGCCCTCCTTCGCTTCCAGCGGCGCATCCTGGCCGAGGCCGGAAAAGGTAATCTGGCTTCCCCGATCCTCGATCCGTTCGCCCCAAAAGCGTTCGTCGGCAAGCCCCGCTTCCGACAGCGCACGGTCGAAGGCTGCGCGGATGCTCGCCTTCTCCGCGTCATCGAACAACTCAGCATAGATCGCGCGCCACGCACCGTCGACAAAGCGGTAGAGCTTCGTGCCGGTGGTCGGCATCAGCCATAGTCGCTCGCGCGCGGCGTCGATCGGCAAGCGCGAGGCGACTTGCCGGTCGAATTGCGGCCAGTCGCCGCCCGAGATCACCGCGACATCGACCACGGCCAGCAGACGCGCGAGCGTCGCCGCCATCTCGGCCGACAAGGGGCGCTTGCTCTCCGCAAGCGTCCCGTCGAGGTCGAATACGATCAGCCATTTCACGACGCGGTGCCCTCCCCGTCGCGGTTGCGCAGATCGTTGTGGAGGGCGGTCGCGGCGATTGCCGCATGGCCCATCGCGACGCTGATCTGATCGAGCGACATGACGATATCGCCCGCCGCATAGACGCCGGCGACGCTCGCGCGCTGCTTGGTATCGACGACGATGCAGCGATCGTCGCTCAGCTCGACACCGAGCTGGCGCGCAAGCGCATTGTTGCTGTCCGACCCGAGCGCCGGATACACCGTGTCGACGTGAAGCTCGCTGCCGTCGGTCAGGTGGAGCGCGACCCGATCGCCCGAAAAGTCCATTCGGGCCAGCGGTCTCGCCGCGATCTTGATTCCGGCCGCCGCGAGCGCGGAGCGATCGTCAACACTCAGGTCAATTGTTTCATGCGCGACCAGCGTGATCCGGTCCGAGAAGGTGCGCAGGAACAGCGCCTCCGCGACGCCGTGCGTATCCGCGCCGATCACCCCGATCGCCAGCCCGGTCGCTTCGTAACCGTCGCAGACCGGGCAATAGCGCAGGGCTCCCCGCTGGAGGGCGTCGCGGTGCGTATCTGCATCGAGCGCAGGTCGGCGATTTTCGACCCCGGTTGCGATCAAGACGGCACGCGCGGAGATCGTCACGGTGGACCCTCGCGCTTCGAAACCATCCACCTTACCGTCGATGTTCTCGATGCGATCCGTCAGGATCGTCGCGCCGTAGCGTTTGGCCTGTTCGCGCATCCGCCGCAGCAGCTCTTCGCCCGCGATCCCATCCGGAAAGCCGGCATGATTATGGGAGAGCGGTATCCATTTCGCTCGGCTATGCCCTTCGTCGACCACGACCACGCGGCGGTGATATCGCGCAAGGTAGATCGCCGCCGTGAGGCCCCCGGGGCCGCCGCCGACGATCAGGGCATCGTAGCGGTCCGCCGTCATGCCGCTTGCGTCGCCGGATCGCGGTAGGCGAGCAGCCGCAGCGCATTGAACACGACCAGCAGCGTCGAGCCTTCATGCATCGCGACCGCCGGGCCGATGCCCAGGCCCAAGATCGTCGCGGGCACGAGGAACGCCACGACGCCGAGGCTGACGAACACATTCTGCCGGATAATACCGCGGGTGTGTCGGCTCAGACCCACCGCGAATGGCAGGTGCGCGAGATCGTCGGCCATCAGCGCGACGTCGGCCGTTTCCAGCGCCACGTCCGAGCCCGCAGCGCCCATCGCGATGCCGACGGTCGCCGACGCCATCGCCGGCGCATCGTTGACGCCATCGCCGACCATCGCAACCTTGTCTTCGCCGGCGAGCTTCTTGATCGAGGCAACCTTATCCTCCGGCATCAGGTCGCCCCATGCCTCGTCGAGCCCGACATCCTTGGCGATGGCGTCGGCCACCTTCTGGTGGTCGCCGGAGATCATAATCATCCGGGTGATGCCCATCTCGCGCAGCCGCTTGAGCGCAACTTTGGCCGCCTCGCGCGGCGTGTCCATCAGCCCGATCGCGCCGATGTCCTTATCGCCCTTGCGGACGACCATCGTGGTGCGCCCGCCCTCGCGCAGGGTTGCAATCGCGTCGGTCGCGGCCGCGTTCAGCGTGGGGATACCCTCCACGCCGAACATCTCGGCCTTGCCGATCCACACCGTCTCGCCATCGACGGTCGCGGTGACACCGCGACCTGTCAGGCTCTTGAGATCGGTCGCGGTCGGCAGCTCGCGCCCGCCCAAGCGCTCGCGTCCATCTTTCACGATCGCCTGTGCCAGCGGGTGATCGCTCAAGCCCTCGACTGCGACCGCGAGCGCCAACAGATCCTCTTCGCTCGCGCCGTCGACGGGGACGACATCGGTGATGCGGGGGCGCCCTTCCGTCAGCGTCCCCGTCTTGTCGAAAGCGATCGCCTTTAGCGAGCCGAGGTTTTCGAGCGGCGCGCCGCCCTTTACCAGCACGCCGCCGCGTGCGGCCCGCGCGACGCCGGACAGCACCGCGCTCGGGGTGGCGATCGCCAGGGCACAGGGGCTGGCGGCGACCAGCACCGCCATCGCGCGATAGAAGCTGTCGCGGAACGGCTCGTCGATCACAACCCACGCGAACAGCAGGATGAACGAGAGTGCCAGCACCGCCGGCACGAAGACGCGCTCGAACCGATCGGTGAACCGCTGCGTGGGCGACTTCTGCGTCTCCGCTTCGCTCACCATTTTCACGACCTTCGCGAGCGCGCTTTCGTTGGAACGCCGCGTCACCTCGATCTCGATCGCAGCGCCGCCGTTGATCGTGCCGGCGAACACCCGCGACGTCGCCTCGACCGCATCGGGCTTCGCGCGCGCCGCCTCGACATCGGCGACCGGCTCCTTGTCGACTGGGATGCTCTCGCCGGTGACGGGGGCCTGGTTGATCGCGCTCGACCCCTTGATGACGAAGCCATCGGCGGGCAGGCGTTCGTTCGGGCGCACGACCACCACGTCGCCGACCACCAGCTCCTCGACCGGAATCTCCGTCGTCTGCCCGTCACGGCGCACCGTCGCCTTGTCGGGCGCAAGTTCGGCCAGCGCCTCGATTGCGCGCTTGGCGCGACCCATCGCGTAATGCTCGAGCGCATGGCCGAGGCTGAACAGGAACAGCAGCAGCGCGCCTTCCGCCCAGGCACCGAGCGCCGCGGCGCCGGCGGCCGCGACGAGCATCAGCGTATCGATCTCGAATTTCTTCAGCTTCAGATTGTCGATCGCCTCGCGCAGCGTGAAGAAGCCGCCGAACACATAGGCGCCGACATAGAAGGCGGTCGGCAGCCAGTCGGGCGTACCCGCCACCAGCTTCTCGATCGCGAAGCCGATCGCCAGCAGCGTGCCGCAGGCAAGCGCAAAGATCAGCTCGGTATTGGGGCCGAGGAAATTGGCGTGGGCGTGATCGTGACCATCATCCGGTCCGTGCTTTTCCGCGCCCTCCGCATGGCCACCAGACCCGTGATCGTGCCCGGCATGGCCGTCGGCGCCGTGATCGTGTCCAGCATGATCGGAGCCCGTCCGCTTGCCCGGCTTGACCTTGAGCTTGCCCAGCGCCGCGACGATCGCGGCCTCATCGACGCGCTCCTTGTCATATTCGACCCGGACGCTGCCCGAGGCGCTGGCGTCGGCCTGCAGCACGCCGGGCACTTGGCACAGGGTTTCGCCGACGGTGCGGGCGCGGCGTTCGTGCCCGATCCCCTCGACCTGCCATGTCGCATGGCCGTATCGCCCGCTGATCTCGGCGCCCGCCGCCCGCACCATCTCGCGCACACGCGGCAGCGGCAGGGCCGCCCCGTCGAAATGGATGCACAGCTTTGCCGGTGTGTCGCCATCGGCGGGCAGGACGTGCGCGCGCTCGACGCCGGGTTTGGCGCTCAACGTCGAGACGAGGCGCCCTACACAGGCATCGGCCACGTCGGGAACCTCGGGCAGAAGGACGGGAATATCGAGTTCGAGTTTTTCGGTCATCACGCCGTCTCCGCGTTGGTCTTGGTTTCTGCCCGCGCATCGCGCAGGATTTCGATGCCGCCCTTGATCGCGATCAGAGCGGTAGCCAAGCCGACCAATAGATCGGGCCAATTCGTTCCCAGCCACAGCACCAACGCCCCCGCGATCAGTATGCCGCCGTTGGAGATGAAATCGTTGAAGCTGAAAGTGGTCGCCGCGCGCAGATTAACATCGGGCTGCTTGAGCCGTTGCAGCAGACGCAAACAGATATAGTTCACGACACCGGCAATCGCCGACATCACCATCATTGTCGGCCCGATCGGTTCACTGCCCTGGATATAGCGACGGCCGACGTCGAGCAGGATGCCGCCCGCAAAGATGAGTAGCACCACGCCCGACACGGTTGCAGCCCGTGTCTTCCATGTGCGCCCGTGGCTCAGCGCGACGAGGCTCAGCCCATAGACGGCCGTGTCGGAGAGGTTATCGACGCCATTGGCGATGAGCGCGCTGGAATCGCCAGTCAGGCCGGTCACGAAGAAGCCGGCGGCGATCGCCGCGTTGAGCAACAGCACGATCCAAAGCGTGCGCCTCTCGGCCGAGACCTTTGCGTCCGGTGTAGCCGTCATGCCATGATTTCCTCGATCAGCAGGAGGACGAGGAAGCCGACGAAGAACATCGCGCTGATAAGCGGCGAGTCCGGCTTCTCGTGCGCTTCGACCAGCAACTCTTCGGTGACGAGATAGAGCAGCGCCATAAGGCCGAAGCTCAGGAAGCCGGTGATCCATATCGGCGTCAGCAACGCCACCGGCTGCGCGATCAGCGCACCGATAGGCA containing:
- a CDS encoding TrbC/VirB2 family protein, with the translated sequence MTIPASTISIWLPPRRRAFVQTLALIATAILVSMLLSDPAHAQAADGVTSMAENIKTWLTGTFAKTIAVIAVVIVGFMFFTGRASLGLLVTVIVGIFIVFSAQWIVDTITGGA
- a CDS encoding autoinducer binding domain-containing protein, producing the protein MSSLEDAGRLGDITAFEAECRQATTLDQLKSLLDAIVRQFGFRWFALVHNVDLKRTTRKALLITTYPVRWIEEILESRLYLEDPVHAACVKTVSGLTWDQIGDYIAPNARQRSILERGRAHGLASGFTMPIRMHDEPDAMFTIARQGDDNISSPDLLSARLIGTVAFDQARTLLGPDELANVPIALSPRQIDCIDLVAQGKSDWEIGQILGLSRDTVHEYVEGARRRYGVRRRTQLVLRAVRDGHLNIDALV
- a CDS encoding lytic transglycosylase domain-containing protein; this encodes MILQLASVVALAQQCAPSVAPETLVSVVHTESKFDTLAIGVNARGIRPERPATPAAAARIARSLIAKGYNIDLGLGQINSANLRWLGLSVEDTFDPCRNLAAAARVLSSNFLDAARTQGSSDRAISVALSMYNTGSQARGFGNGYVARVYASSAVIIPAIRGLAPTGAGSARSTPPIPASETPIQEPRIVQTAVKAPRSWDISAGAQTASMMVFGDGTPASREGPTE
- a CDS encoding VirB4 family type IV secretion/conjugal transfer ATPase, with translation MASRASALSGATARTPWRILKQEADPARYLPYARHIDENVIALDGRDLMMMFKLEGMAFETADPVHLNDWHEKLNGTLRNIADDRLAIWTHIVRRPITDYPEGEFRSAFAADLDAKYRARVTAKRMFVNELYLTLIMRPSVGSADRTGVLLRRLASARKEGTEVDEDELARFEDKARDIEKLLARCRPRRLHLYEHNGLMFSQPLEVLELVMMGRAGRVPLVRGHLGSAIYGERVIFGRETVEVRAHDTSRFVGLFGIREYPAMTRPGQMNALLSQDFAFVVTQSFAFMGKARASERLRRRQNQMASTEDAAASQALELADAADDLQSNRFVLGEHHFSLAVFGENQKRLAENLSTARAALADAGLVSAREGPALEAAFWSQLPGNFAWRARPAAITSRNFAALSPFHTFPAGKAEGNHWGAAIALMKTAAQSPFYFNFHVNDLGHTLIIGPSGGGKTVVQNFLMAQLEKTGAQQIFIDKDRGAEIYVRSSGGTYLALRNGVPTGFAPLRALEQTPGNIVFLGRLIRHLVTPSGIQLGVTQERMIDEGILSIGRLPPEERSILALRQLLGQRDPEGIGARLEKWSRGGALGWVFDNDRDELTLEARFIGFDMTDFLDNPEIRTPLMMYMFHRIDALLDGRRLVIDIDEFWKALGDDAFRAFAQDGLKTYRKQNAFLVFGTQSPADALRSDISHSIMEQVATKILLPNPHGREVDYIDGLGLTRAEFKLIRNDLIPESRRFLVCAFRVIAGTDFI
- a CDS encoding type IV secretion system protein VirB3, encoding MDDEKLREETLFLAVTRPTMWLGVPIEASLPIALAACLTLIITGNPLYAFALAGAFLTIARLIVRHDANAFRLLWLWTTTKARCRNRGWWGGSSYSPLPIDGAKRPGFARG
- a CDS encoding cation diffusion facilitator family transporter, with the protein product MTATPDAKVSAERRTLWIVLLLNAAIAAGFFVTGLTGDSSALIANGVDNLSDTAVYGLSLVALSHGRTWKTRAATVSGVVLLIFAGGILLDVGRRYIQGSEPIGPTMMVMSAIAGVVNYICLRLLQRLKQPDVNLRAATTFSFNDFISNGGILIAGALVLWLGTNWPDLLVGLATALIAIKGGIEILRDARAETKTNAETA
- a CDS encoding HAD-IIB family hydrolase; the protein is MKWLIVFDLDGTLAESKRPLSAEMAATLARLLAVVDVAVISGGDWPQFDRQVASRLPIDAARERLWLMPTTGTKLYRFVDGAWRAIYAELFDDAEKASIRAAFDRALSEAGLADERFWGERIEDRGSQITFSGLGQDAPLEAKEGWDRDRAKRTAIQKTLRAALPGLSINLGGTTSIDVTRAGVDKGYGLKRLSKESGVPLAGMLFLGDAIYPGGNDYPAAEIGVDTVKVRDVAETAAVVSAIIACLKR
- a CDS encoding heavy metal translocating P-type ATPase; the protein is MTEKLELDIPVLLPEVPDVADACVGRLVSTLSAKPGVERAHVLPADGDTPAKLCIHFDGAALPLPRVREMVRAAGAEISGRYGHATWQVEGIGHERRARTVGETLCQVPGVLQADASASGSVRVEYDKERVDEAAIVAALGKLKVKPGKRTGSDHAGHDHGADGHAGHDHGSGGHAEGAEKHGPDDGHDHAHANFLGPNTELIFALACGTLLAIGFAIEKLVAGTPDWLPTAFYVGAYVFGGFFTLREAIDNLKLKKFEIDTLMLVAAAGAAALGAWAEGALLLFLFSLGHALEHYAMGRAKRAIEALAELAPDKATVRRDGQTTEIPVEELVVGDVVVVRPNERLPADGFVIKGSSAINQAPVTGESIPVDKEPVADVEAARAKPDAVEATSRVFAGTINGGAAIEIEVTRRSNESALAKVVKMVSEAETQKSPTQRFTDRFERVFVPAVLALSFILLFAWVVIDEPFRDSFYRAMAVLVAASPCALAIATPSAVLSGVARAARGGVLVKGGAPLENLGSLKAIAFDKTGTLTEGRPRITDVVPVDGASEEDLLALAVAVEGLSDHPLAQAIVKDGRERLGGRELPTATDLKSLTGRGVTATVDGETVWIGKAEMFGVEGIPTLNAAATDAIATLREGGRTTMVVRKGDKDIGAIGLMDTPREAAKVALKRLREMGITRMIMISGDHQKVADAIAKDVGLDEAWGDLMPEDKVASIKKLAGEDKVAMVGDGVNDAPAMASATVGIAMGAAGSDVALETADVALMADDLAHLPFAVGLSRHTRGIIRQNVFVSLGVVAFLVPATILGLGIGPAVAMHEGSTLLVVFNALRLLAYRDPATQAA
- a CDS encoding NAD(P)/FAD-dependent oxidoreductase produces the protein MTADRYDALIVGGGPGGLTAAIYLARYHRRVVVVDEGHSRAKWIPLSHNHAGFPDGIAGEELLRRMREQAKRYGATILTDRIENIDGKVDGFEARGSTVTISARAVLIATGVENRRPALDADTHRDALQRGALRYCPVCDGYEATGLAIGVIGADTHGVAEALFLRTFSDRITLVAHETIDLSVDDRSALAAAGIKIAARPLARMDFSGDRVALHLTDGSELHVDTVYPALGSDSNNALARQLGVELSDDRCIVVDTKQRASVAGVYAAGDIVMSLDQISVAMGHAAIAATALHNDLRNRDGEGTAS